One window from the genome of Alistipes sp. ZOR0009 encodes:
- a CDS encoding class I SAM-dependent DNA methyltransferase, with amino-acid sequence MNSFDSKAQGWDSPEKQKMATRIANAIALEIDFTQIKTLLDYGAGTGLVGLHFADKVEHLTFMDTSEGMLNVLSDKIKDYSIEANVLNIDLSKDLNYDQKFDAIVTSMALHHISDTLAILSRFSKLLNPNGKLIIVDLEEEDGSFHGNCFDGHNGFNVEKLSSLCQKAQLNVSNTNTILKIKKNDRSYPLFMLVAQKY; translated from the coding sequence ATGAACTCTTTCGACAGCAAAGCTCAAGGATGGGATTCTCCTGAAAAACAAAAAATGGCCACTCGCATTGCCAATGCCATTGCTTTAGAAATCGACTTTACCCAAATCAAAACTCTCTTAGATTATGGAGCAGGAACAGGGTTGGTGGGACTGCATTTTGCCGATAAGGTAGAACACTTAACTTTCATGGACACCTCAGAAGGAATGCTTAACGTATTATCAGATAAAATAAAAGACTACTCAATAGAAGCAAATGTGTTAAATATAGACTTGTCAAAAGACTTAAACTATGATCAGAAATTCGACGCGATAGTCACGTCAATGGCGTTACATCATATTTCAGACACACTTGCCATCCTCTCCAGATTTTCAAAATTGTTAAATCCTAACGGGAAGCTTATTATTGTTGATTTAGAAGAGGAAGATGGTTCGTTTCACGGAAATTGCTTTGACGGACATAACGGTTTTAATGTTGAGAAACTATCCTCCCTATGCCAGAAAGCGCAACTTAATGTAAGCAACACGAACACTATTTTAAAAATAAAGAAGAACGATCGTAGCTACCCGCTATTTATGCTAGTTGCTCAAAAGTATTAA
- a CDS encoding HdeD family acid-resistance protein, translating into MRILPKKQLTKAIRYWWVQLLNGLLLIGVGIGIIQIPDESFFSLTMLISIICLIVGFSQLFYTVTNRKELHGWGWYLSSAFIDIFFGSILIWNPLFSVEQLPFFVGLWLILKSSNGMSLAIDLKEYGVKLWWWMLLISSLIGVIALQVIVYPAVGMFGLAILTSWAYILFGLIQIGGALHLRKLHELPQKLVNKVTNAL; encoded by the coding sequence ATGAGAATTTTACCTAAAAAACAGCTGACCAAAGCAATTAGATATTGGTGGGTTCAACTCTTAAATGGACTGCTACTTATTGGTGTTGGTATTGGAATTATTCAAATTCCCGATGAAAGTTTTTTTTCGTTAACAATGCTTATTTCTATCATCTGCCTTATTGTTGGGTTTAGCCAGCTATTCTATACGGTTACGAACAGAAAGGAGCTGCATGGATGGGGATGGTATCTTTCGAGTGCTTTTATTGATATATTTTTCGGTTCGATACTTATTTGGAACCCTTTATTCTCCGTAGAGCAGCTTCCTTTTTTTGTGGGACTTTGGCTTATTCTTAAATCGTCAAATGGGATGAGTCTGGCGATTGATTTAAAGGAATATGGTGTAAAATTGTGGTGGTGGATGCTTTTGATATCATCATTAATAGGGGTTATCGCTTTGCAGGTAATAGTCTATCCTGCCGTTGGGATGTTTGGATTGGCTATTTTGACATCGTGGGCGTATATTTTATTTGGGCTCATACAAATTGGTGGGGCTCTTCACCTTCGTAAGCTGCATGAACTTCCACAAAAACTGGTAAATAAGGTTACTAATGCGTTGTAG
- a CDS encoding FAD-binding oxidoreductase, which yields MGKCACKSNSSSKAGENSGCGCKSKKKGKNNYLLFSTQISAMEVSQQIPLIEKIKMEEIEQLHAVVSVDELPNATYILRLEKKGRTFRSGQYVALNVPGDIQSRHYSIYSGEQSNTIDFLIKEVDNGMVSTALHRLKPGDKVLVEGPWGHFRIKPADVAAKKFLFIASGTGISPFHSFIKSYPELDYVLLHGIRNGEDQYEKEEYPSDRYVSCTSRDKKGVFHGRVTDYLKANPVERGTLCYLCGNNLMIDDVHAILRSQGIGNNDIYAEIFF from the coding sequence ATGGGAAAATGTGCCTGCAAATCGAATTCGTCATCTAAAGCTGGAGAAAATTCAGGATGCGGATGTAAATCGAAGAAGAAAGGGAAAAACAATTATTTACTTTTTAGTACGCAGATATCAGCGATGGAAGTTAGCCAGCAAATACCCCTAATTGAGAAAATTAAGATGGAAGAGATTGAACAGCTTCATGCGGTTGTTAGTGTTGATGAGCTACCTAATGCAACTTATATTCTTAGGTTGGAAAAAAAGGGTAGGACATTTAGAAGTGGACAGTATGTAGCCTTAAATGTTCCAGGAGATATTCAGTCGAGGCATTATTCGATTTATAGTGGAGAGCAAAGCAATACTATTGATTTTTTGATAAAAGAGGTAGATAACGGAATGGTTTCAACAGCTTTGCATCGATTAAAACCTGGTGATAAAGTATTGGTCGAAGGTCCTTGGGGACATTTTAGAATTAAGCCAGCTGATGTTGCAGCTAAGAAATTCTTATTTATAGCATCCGGAACTGGAATATCTCCATTTCATAGCTTTATAAAAAGTTATCCAGAATTAGATTACGTATTGCTTCATGGCATTAGGAACGGAGAAGATCAGTACGAAAAAGAGGAATATCCTTCAGATCGGTATGTCAGCTGTACTTCGCGTGATAAGAAAGGTGTTTTTCATGGGCGGGTGACCGACTATCTAAAGGCTAATCCGGTAGAACGAGGTACGCTTTGTTATCTTTGCGGAAATAACCTTATGATTGATGATGTACATGCGATTCTTCGTTCTCAAGGAATTGGGAACAATGATATTTATGCCGAAATATTTTTTTAG
- a CDS encoding chorismate synthase, with protein MNSFGRLFRVTIFGESHGASVGINIDGCPAGLLLSESDLIPDLARRKSGAKGTTPRNEEDLPEIISGIFNGHTTGAPITIIFRNKNTISKDYQNLVTSPRPGHADFVAQEKFKGYQDYRGGGHFSGRLTLGIVAAGSVAKKIIDQVKINAQLTSVEGRTDIDRAIDEAVATKDSIGGIVECRATGIPIGWGEPFFDSIESCIAHIVFAIPATKGIEFGSGFSSSAMRGSEHNDTIIAADGKTNSNHAGGINGGISNGNELVFRVAIKPTSSIGVPQQTLNRESGSVEELVINGRHDACIALRVPVVVEAATAIALADFSLINKNS; from the coding sequence ATGAACTCGTTTGGCCGTCTATTTAGAGTTACCATATTTGGGGAATCCCATGGAGCATCGGTCGGAATTAACATTGACGGATGTCCTGCTGGTTTATTGCTTTCCGAAAGTGATTTAATTCCCGATCTTGCCCGTCGAAAAAGCGGCGCAAAAGGAACAACCCCTCGCAACGAAGAAGACCTTCCCGAAATAATATCTGGCATTTTTAATGGACATACAACAGGGGCTCCCATAACAATCATTTTCCGAAATAAGAACACTATATCAAAAGATTACCAAAACCTTGTAACATCACCTCGGCCTGGTCATGCTGATTTTGTAGCACAAGAAAAGTTTAAGGGCTATCAGGATTACCGAGGTGGAGGACACTTCTCCGGAAGGCTAACTTTGGGCATCGTCGCTGCAGGTTCCGTTGCCAAAAAGATAATTGACCAGGTAAAAATCAACGCGCAGCTCACTTCTGTGGAAGGACGAACTGATATTGATCGCGCCATAGACGAAGCCGTTGCCACAAAAGATTCAATAGGTGGCATTGTAGAATGCCGTGCAACAGGAATACCCATTGGGTGGGGTGAACCATTTTTTGATTCAATAGAGTCCTGCATTGCCCATATTGTTTTTGCCATTCCTGCCACTAAAGGAATTGAATTTGGTTCTGGCTTTAGCTCCTCCGCCATGCGAGGTAGTGAGCACAACGACACCATCATTGCCGCTGATGGCAAAACAAATTCAAATCATGCAGGAGGTATAAATGGAGGCATTAGCAATGGAAATGAATTAGTATTTCGAGTTGCGATCAAGCCCACCTCCAGTATTGGTGTTCCTCAACAAACGCTCAATAGAGAAAGTGGAAGTGTTGAAGAGTTAGTTATAAATGGAAGGCATGACGCGTGCATCGCTTTACGTGTACCGGTAGTTGTTGAAGCAGCTACAGCAATTGCCCTTGCCGATTTTTCATTGATTAATAAGAATTCGTAG
- the aroA gene encoding 3-phosphoshikimate 1-carboxyvinyltransferase, with protein MKEIKPLNVNGIVRIPASKSIVQRAIAAAMLSNGTSVIHNPSTCDDCLAALNIAKQMGATVTEELNRWTISGNFRPSNNELSCGEAGLGIRMFTPIAATLNVRQTLSGHGSLITRPMTGLEDAINQLGASCSTSNGFLPVTVQGPMVGGNATIDGSLSSQILTGLLMAAPLALKEVNIKVKNLKSVPYINMTIEIMKQFGINVNHNGYEEFFIASNQSYKATEIKSEGDWSGAAFFLVAGVISGNLRVENISSKSQQADKEIVSAIQQANGKILEENGCYTVEKSQLKAFSFDATNCPDLFPPLAVLAAACKGTSLIKGVSRLKHKESNRAYAIQKEFKKAGIRVEIEGNEMYITGGKPKGCEMDSHNDHRMAMAAATLALIAASPIQINNPECVTKSYPEFWMHLENIQSENHKI; from the coding sequence ATGAAAGAAATAAAGCCCTTGAACGTTAACGGAATTGTTCGCATTCCTGCTTCTAAAAGCATAGTACAACGGGCAATAGCAGCGGCAATGCTATCAAATGGCACATCCGTGATTCATAATCCGAGTACCTGTGACGACTGCTTGGCAGCACTCAACATCGCCAAACAAATGGGAGCCACTGTTACAGAGGAATTAAATCGATGGACAATTTCAGGAAATTTCAGACCCAGCAATAATGAACTTTCGTGCGGAGAGGCTGGTTTGGGCATAAGGATGTTTACCCCAATAGCAGCAACGCTAAACGTACGACAAACCCTCTCCGGACATGGTTCGCTTATTACCCGCCCAATGACCGGATTGGAGGACGCAATCAATCAGCTTGGGGCTAGCTGTAGTACATCCAACGGATTCCTTCCGGTAACCGTGCAAGGGCCTATGGTTGGAGGTAACGCAACTATAGATGGCTCCTTAAGTTCACAAATACTGACAGGCCTACTGATGGCTGCTCCGCTTGCTCTGAAAGAGGTAAATATTAAAGTCAAAAATCTTAAAAGCGTCCCATATATCAATATGACGATTGAGATAATGAAGCAGTTCGGAATCAATGTAAACCATAATGGCTATGAAGAATTTTTTATTGCCTCGAACCAATCTTACAAGGCAACAGAAATAAAATCAGAAGGCGATTGGAGCGGTGCTGCATTCTTTCTTGTAGCAGGAGTCATTTCTGGCAACTTAAGGGTTGAAAATATTTCCTCAAAATCACAGCAGGCAGATAAAGAAATCGTCTCAGCAATACAGCAAGCAAACGGGAAAATACTCGAAGAAAATGGCTGCTATACCGTTGAAAAATCGCAGTTAAAGGCATTTTCCTTTGATGCGACGAATTGTCCAGACCTCTTCCCTCCTCTAGCAGTACTTGCCGCCGCCTGTAAAGGAACCTCCTTAATAAAAGGAGTTAGTAGGCTAAAACACAAGGAGAGTAACCGAGCCTACGCAATCCAAAAAGAGTTTAAAAAAGCAGGCATTAGAGTTGAAATAGAGGGTAACGAAATGTACATAACTGGAGGAAAGCCAAAAGGTTGTGAAATGGATTCACACAACGACCATAGAATGGCAATGGCAGCAGCAACACTTGCTCTCATTGCTGCAAGCCCCATTCAAATTAACAACCCAGAATGCGTCACAAAATCGTATCCCGAATTTTGGATGCATTTGGAAAATATTCAATCTGAAAATCATAAAATCTAA
- a CDS encoding shikimate dehydrogenase family protein codes for MHNLLAVFGCPILHSKSPLMFNSLLGGEGLYTRIRVNSSSDLVDAIKTLNLKGANVTAPFKEEIIPLLDQLSEEVQFIGGANTICNKEGKLIAYNTDWYGATEAIKLSGLSIKGLKVVLLGLGGAGKAVAYGLLKEGADVTLVNRTASKAKTIANKLGCQYQTIENLPTLLNHAELFVSAILPDSKLDNLQCIPKNIWVFDANYHGSSITQMAIAGGNPTIDAKKWLLHQAIKSYEHIFDAFPNIQKMEKALESCTTAKINVVGVCNEPDKIEINSELILIPQNEASNYIRANKPDLVIYTPNLGIKEVEEIYAYERNKALER; via the coding sequence ATGCATAACCTACTTGCCGTTTTTGGATGTCCAATATTACACAGCAAAAGCCCCCTGATGTTTAATTCATTATTGGGAGGTGAGGGTTTGTACACTAGAATTAGGGTAAACTCCTCGTCCGACTTGGTTGATGCCATTAAAACCCTAAATCTAAAAGGAGCAAATGTTACTGCTCCTTTCAAGGAGGAGATAATACCGCTCTTAGATCAACTCTCGGAAGAAGTTCAGTTTATTGGTGGTGCAAATACGATTTGTAACAAAGAGGGTAAGTTAATTGCCTATAATACGGATTGGTACGGTGCAACTGAAGCAATAAAACTTTCGGGACTTTCGATTAAAGGTTTAAAAGTCGTACTTCTAGGCCTTGGTGGAGCAGGAAAAGCTGTTGCCTATGGCCTTTTAAAAGAAGGTGCTGATGTGACCTTGGTAAACAGAACCGCATCGAAAGCAAAAACAATTGCCAATAAGCTAGGATGCCAATATCAAACAATCGAGAATCTCCCGACGCTTTTAAATCACGCCGAGCTTTTTGTCTCTGCGATTCTACCAGATTCAAAATTGGATAATTTGCAATGTATTCCTAAAAACATTTGGGTATTCGATGCCAACTACCACGGTTCGTCAATTACTCAAATGGCTATAGCAGGCGGTAATCCAACTATTGATGCAAAAAAATGGCTACTACACCAAGCTATAAAATCATACGAGCACATATTCGATGCTTTCCCAAATATTCAAAAAATGGAGAAAGCATTAGAATCTTGCACTACAGCAAAAATCAATGTGGTAGGGGTGTGTAACGAACCTGATAAAATAGAAATAAACAGCGAGCTAATACTCATCCCCCAAAACGAGGCCTCCAATTACATTCGAGCAAATAAACCTGATTTGGTTATTTACACCCCAAATTTGGGCATTAAAGAAGTTGAAGAAATTTATGCTTATGAAAGAAATAAAGCCCTTGAACGTTAA
- a CDS encoding type I 3-dehydroquinate dehydratase — MAEIRLDLMKLSDNEVAEIFRSHPNLIATCRPQAMGSDEQKRLLQMAIKNGAAFVDLEVESPISLKIEMMGLACQHGCRVIISYHNYECTPSTNELHAIINLIIKEGADIVKIATTVQNKADAARILSLYEHYQSLVALGMGDEGKITRIASPLLGAPFTFAAPNTSKTAPGQMTDVEMSTIYKIIEGDA; from the coding sequence ATGGCAGAAATCCGTCTTGATTTAATGAAGTTAAGCGATAATGAGGTTGCCGAAATCTTTCGTTCGCATCCAAACCTTATTGCCACCTGCCGCCCACAAGCAATGGGATCTGATGAGCAAAAAAGATTGCTACAAATGGCCATTAAAAATGGAGCAGCTTTCGTTGATTTAGAAGTCGAATCGCCTATATCTCTAAAAATAGAAATGATGGGACTTGCTTGTCAACATGGTTGTAGGGTTATTATCTCGTACCACAACTACGAATGTACACCAAGCACTAACGAGCTACATGCAATCATAAATTTGATTATTAAGGAAGGTGCTGATATCGTAAAAATAGCAACAACGGTACAAAACAAAGCAGATGCAGCCAGAATTCTAAGTCTATATGAGCATTATCAATCTCTAGTTGCTTTAGGAATGGGAGATGAAGGAAAGATAACCAGAATAGCCTCGCCCCTGCTCGGTGCCCCATTTACCTTTGCTGCACCAAACACCTCAAAAACAGCACCAGGACAAATGACCGACGTGGAAATGAGTACCATCTACAAAATAATCGAGGGTGATGCATAA
- the aroB gene encoding 3-dehydroquinate synthase yields the protein MMVEVKVKGTDAESSILIGETIANIGKYLPSTGVYVLTDKKVEHLYGQHFAAYPSFTIGQGEEHKTLQTVETIYRWLLENNADRSSFILAVGGGLVCDVAGYVASTFMRGIKFGFVSSTLLSQIDASVGGKNGVNLDGFKNIIGTFNQPKFVICDPNMLTTLDERDYRSGLAEAVKHTLIADAEMFSFIEENSEKLLARDANTVSRVVENSVNIKARIVSMDERETGERRKLNLGHTWGHAVEKTTQLPHGESVSIGLAFAAKLSNRYGLMNENEVQRLLNLLNKLGLPTSVSLDKQKAYSYMLKDKKKEMSSIHFILMEGIGSAKVELLSTKQLHDHFNEMEASL from the coding sequence ATGATGGTAGAGGTAAAAGTAAAAGGGACAGATGCAGAATCGTCCATCTTGATAGGAGAAACGATCGCCAATATTGGTAAATATTTGCCTTCGACTGGCGTTTACGTTCTCACCGACAAAAAGGTAGAGCATCTTTATGGCCAACACTTTGCAGCGTATCCCTCTTTTACCATTGGGCAGGGAGAAGAGCACAAAACCCTGCAAACAGTTGAAACCATCTACCGTTGGCTGCTAGAAAACAACGCCGATCGCAGCTCTTTCATTTTGGCAGTTGGCGGAGGACTTGTTTGTGATGTTGCTGGGTATGTTGCCTCAACTTTCATGAGAGGAATTAAGTTTGGCTTTGTATCCTCCACCCTTCTTTCTCAGATTGATGCTAGCGTGGGCGGCAAAAATGGGGTAAATCTGGATGGCTTTAAAAATATCATAGGAACTTTTAATCAGCCTAAGTTCGTTATTTGTGATCCCAATATGCTAACAACCCTCGATGAGCGCGACTACAGAAGTGGCCTCGCCGAGGCTGTAAAGCACACCCTCATTGCTGATGCCGAAATGTTCTCTTTCATCGAAGAAAACTCTGAAAAGCTACTTGCACGCGACGCCAATACTGTAAGTAGGGTGGTAGAAAATTCTGTGAATATTAAGGCAAGAATCGTTTCTATGGATGAAAGAGAAACAGGCGAGCGTCGGAAGTTAAATCTTGGACATACATGGGGACATGCTGTTGAAAAAACAACCCAACTACCTCATGGAGAATCGGTAAGTATTGGACTCGCATTCGCTGCAAAACTTTCGAATCGGTACGGCCTAATGAATGAAAATGAAGTCCAGCGCCTCCTTAACTTGCTTAATAAGCTCGGGCTACCAACTTCCGTTTCGTTAGATAAACAGAAGGCATATAGCTACATGCTAAAAGATAAAAAGAAAGAAATGTCATCCATCCACTTTATTCTGATGGAAGGAATTGGGTCTGCCAAAGTTGAACTATTAAGCACCAAGCAGCTTCACGATCACTTTAACGAAATGGAGGCATCCCTATGA
- a CDS encoding chorismate mutase, with amino-acid sequence MAANELNDLIPMSEWLPGITLERPLIIGGPCSAESAEQVMQTAKEIKALNKVDIFRAGVWKPRTFPNNFEGVGSIGLSWLREVKQKTGLPVATEVGSVQHVYEAIKYGVDLIWIGARTTANPFAMQEIADALKGVNIPVLVKNPLSPDLELWDGGINRIYAAGIRKLGAIHRGFSSWGKTELRNTPHWQIPIELKRLHPNLPIIGDPSHICGNRTMIEEIAQRAMDFSLDGLMIESHCNPDAAWSDAKQQVTPLRLGEILGNLKMKAETTDNPQFNRTLEELRLQIDSFDDQLLSILENRMKIAEKIGMYKKENNISILQSTRWSDIIIKMINKGANKGLSDKFISEIFQSIHEESINHQINITKKKE; translated from the coding sequence ATGGCAGCAAATGAACTAAACGACTTAATTCCAATGTCTGAATGGCTTCCTGGAATTACACTTGAACGCCCGCTAATCATTGGAGGACCATGCAGCGCAGAAAGTGCAGAACAAGTAATGCAAACAGCAAAGGAGATTAAAGCCTTAAACAAGGTTGATATATTCCGTGCAGGCGTATGGAAGCCTAGAACCTTCCCTAACAACTTCGAAGGAGTGGGAAGCATTGGGCTCTCATGGCTACGCGAAGTTAAACAGAAAACCGGTCTTCCTGTTGCAACTGAAGTTGGATCTGTACAGCATGTGTACGAAGCAATTAAGTATGGCGTTGATTTAATTTGGATTGGGGCACGTACCACAGCCAATCCATTTGCCATGCAGGAAATTGCAGATGCTCTTAAGGGTGTAAACATTCCTGTTCTTGTCAAAAATCCATTGAGCCCCGATTTAGAACTCTGGGATGGAGGGATCAACCGTATTTACGCTGCAGGGATCCGTAAGTTAGGTGCCATCCATCGCGGTTTTTCGAGTTGGGGAAAAACAGAACTTAGAAATACGCCTCACTGGCAAATTCCTATCGAGCTAAAGCGCCTACATCCAAACCTCCCTATAATCGGAGATCCTAGCCATATTTGTGGAAATAGAACTATGATCGAGGAGATTGCGCAACGTGCAATGGATTTCAGCCTAGATGGATTAATGATCGAATCGCACTGCAATCCAGACGCAGCATGGAGCGACGCAAAGCAACAGGTAACTCCACTCCGCCTTGGCGAAATTCTCGGCAATCTAAAAATGAAGGCAGAAACCACCGACAACCCTCAATTTAACCGTACCCTGGAGGAGCTTCGCCTGCAAATAGACTCTTTTGACGATCAACTTTTAAGCATCCTAGAAAATAGAATGAAAATTGCAGAAAAGATTGGGATGTACAAAAAGGAAAACAATATCAGTATATTGCAATCTACCCGATGGAGCGACATTATCATTAAGATGATAAACAAAGGGGCGAACAAAGGATTGAGTGACAAATTTATATCTGAAATATTTCAGTCTATTCATGAGGAGTCAATAAACCATCAAATTAACATTACGAAAAAAAAGGAATAA
- a CDS encoding prephenate dehydrogenase has product MNISIIGLGLIGGSMALDLKMLGHRVVGVDNNPFHQREALDLGLVDQCLPLEQAVSASDIVVVAVPVGSMPAIIKEALKHLPQEGVIFDVGSTKQQICKELEGHPRRNRFVAAHPIAGTEYSGPSAAHSGLFFSKLGIICDVEQSAPDAVNKVEDLFVQIGMELKRIGSEEHDKHLAYVSHISHLSSFTLGLTVLDIEKDESSIFDMAGSGFASTVRLAKSSPEMWAPIMVENSKHLLEALDSYIEILNQFKKKILNNDEEGLKEMIKDANRIRTVLERKN; this is encoded by the coding sequence ATGAATATAAGCATAATCGGCCTTGGGCTAATAGGAGGCTCCATGGCTCTAGATTTAAAAATGCTGGGGCATCGAGTTGTTGGAGTTGACAACAACCCATTTCACCAGCGTGAAGCGCTTGATCTTGGGCTGGTAGATCAGTGCCTACCGCTGGAACAAGCTGTCTCTGCATCGGACATTGTGGTTGTCGCTGTTCCTGTAGGCTCAATGCCAGCAATCATCAAAGAAGCGCTAAAACATTTACCTCAAGAGGGTGTTATCTTTGATGTTGGTTCTACCAAACAGCAGATTTGCAAAGAGCTAGAGGGGCACCCTCGACGGAATAGATTCGTAGCGGCACATCCTATTGCAGGAACGGAATATAGCGGCCCTTCAGCAGCCCATTCAGGACTATTCTTTAGCAAGTTGGGCATAATCTGCGATGTGGAACAAAGCGCTCCAGATGCAGTAAATAAGGTGGAGGACCTTTTTGTTCAAATTGGGATGGAATTAAAAAGAATTGGTTCGGAAGAGCATGACAAGCACCTAGCCTATGTCTCACACATTTCGCACCTTTCTTCCTTCACGTTAGGTCTTACCGTGCTAGACATTGAAAAAGATGAAAGTTCAATTTTTGATATGGCTGGCAGTGGTTTTGCATCTACCGTCCGGCTGGCTAAGAGTTCTCCCGAGATGTGGGCACCTATAATGGTGGAAAACTCAAAGCATCTGCTTGAAGCCTTAGATAGCTATATTGAGATTCTAAATCAATTCAAAAAGAAGATTCTCAACAACGACGAAGAAGGCCTTAAGGAAATGATAAAAGATGCCAACCGAATCAGAACTGTACTAGAACGAAAAAATTAG
- a CDS encoding pyridoxal phosphate-dependent aminotransferase has product MHVKPSSRIEKVSEYYFSKKLKEIDQMRANGVKIINLGIGNPDLQPASEMIEKLCETSQKSGVHGYQSYIGTTTLRQSFADFYQRYYGVDLDPANEILPLTGSKEGIMHISMAFLDEGDEVLIPNPGYPTYSAATKLAGGIPVEYNLLEENDFHPNFEEIEKQDLSKVKLMWVNYPHMPTGAQASQYLFEKLVQFGKKHKILICHDNPYSFILNSKPISMLSVDGAKDVVLELNSLSKSHNMAGWRIGMLAGKSEHIGAVLTFKSNMDSGMAQPIQMAASAALTAKQEWFDLLNTEYSKRLTIAKEIASNIECQLPRQHSGMFLWIKIPDNIENAEIMADKILYQKGVFITPGSVFGSNGNRFLRISLCADEPTLKEAANILSTFELD; this is encoded by the coding sequence ATGCACGTAAAACCATCGAGTCGAATCGAAAAAGTTAGCGAATACTACTTTTCAAAGAAGCTTAAGGAAATTGATCAAATGAGAGCAAATGGCGTCAAGATCATCAACCTAGGCATCGGCAATCCTGATCTCCAACCAGCATCGGAGATGATAGAGAAGCTTTGCGAAACCAGCCAAAAGAGCGGCGTACATGGGTACCAAAGCTACATAGGAACCACAACGCTTCGACAGTCATTTGCCGATTTTTACCAGCGCTACTATGGTGTCGATTTAGACCCTGCAAATGAAATTCTTCCACTTACAGGATCTAAAGAGGGCATCATGCACATCTCGATGGCTTTTTTAGACGAAGGTGATGAGGTCCTTATTCCAAACCCCGGTTATCCTACCTACTCTGCCGCAACCAAGCTTGCAGGTGGAATACCCGTAGAATACAACCTGCTGGAGGAAAATGATTTTCATCCCAATTTCGAAGAGATTGAAAAGCAGGACCTGAGCAAGGTTAAGCTGATGTGGGTAAACTACCCGCATATGCCAACAGGCGCTCAAGCATCACAATATCTTTTTGAAAAGCTCGTGCAATTCGGGAAAAAGCATAAAATTCTGATCTGCCACGACAACCCGTACAGCTTCATTCTTAACTCGAAACCGATAAGCATGCTATCAGTTGACGGGGCTAAGGATGTGGTGCTAGAGCTAAACTCCTTGAGTAAATCCCATAATATGGCAGGATGGCGTATTGGTATGCTTGCGGGGAAATCAGAACACATTGGCGCAGTGCTTACCTTTAAAAGTAATATGGACTCGGGAATGGCACAACCAATTCAGATGGCCGCCTCGGCTGCGCTAACTGCAAAACAGGAGTGGTTTGACCTCCTAAATACGGAATACTCCAAAAGGCTTACCATTGCAAAAGAAATTGCCAGCAACATTGAATGCCAGCTTCCCCGACAACATTCGGGCATGTTTCTCTGGATAAAAATACCAGACAACATCGAAAACGCAGAAATTATGGCAGATAAAATTCTGTACCAAAAAGGAGTATTCATAACACCAGGATCTGTTTTTGGCAGCAATGGTAATCGCTTTTTACGCATTTCTCTTTGTGCTGATGAACCAACACTGAAAGAGGCTGCCAACATTTTAAGTACTTTTGAACTCGACTAA